A window of Ascochyta rabiei chromosome 6, complete sequence genomic DNA:
TGATACCCAACATCTCAAAAACTGACAAACAAAAGAAACGCTAAAACAGGTGTGAAGGGGGAAAAAAGAAAAACGCAGAGAGATCGAAGAGACGTCCAAGAATGTTCAGGCTCTCCTGGCGCCGAACAGGCTCAAGTTGATCGCTGTTTCGTTTGCATTGGGGTTTCCAGAGCTTTCGGCCAAGATCTCCCATCTCGGTTGTACATACGGGAACTGTCTCACTTCTTTTGCTTGTGCCGCGGGCAACCTGCCGTTCGTCGCGCCAGGCCCACTCGCCATGGGAGTGGGACGCTGAGACTGCACCGGCGATGGTTGCGTGGCCCGTTGCTGTGCGAGGCTTTGCATATGCTGCATGTGTTGCATTTGCTGCAATGGTGTGGGGTTCGAAGGGTTTCGTTGTAGCTGCGCGGGAAGCATCTTATTCTGAGGATGAGTGTGCTGTGGATATTGAGGGTAGCTTCGCAACTGCTGTGCTTGCATCTGTTGCTGACGTTGTTGCTGTGGGTTGAAGTATCGTTGTTGAGGTGAAGGGGCACCTGAATTTGGCATCTGCGGGCTCTGATACTGGCTCTGGATAGTGGCTGGAGTCTGTGATTGGGAAGGCGCAAAGTTTTGAGCGGACTGTGGTGGGTTAACAGGCTTGGTCAGTACAAGCCAGCCATCGATCGGTCTTGCAGAACCGACGATGAACGAAAATCGAGGATCATCTGCGGGTGCGGTACTCTCGGCACGAGCGAGCTGAATGCGGACGTCGTCGGACAGAAGATCGGACAACACGACTGTCACGTCGAAAATGTGTTCGGCAATGTGTGGATAGAGTTCGAGGAGCGGGTGAACAATCAAAGACCTTAGCGCGGCCATCAGAGCAGTCTGATGCTGATGTGTGGCATTTCCTAAAGCCGAGGTCTTGTGAGAGATGAGTACGCGGAACAAAGCATTGGTCCTACTGATGGTTAGCAAAGAGCTGGGAAGGTGATGGTTTATCCTACCATGTGTAGAGATCTGACACAGTCAAGTGGTCAGTGTGGGTGTGGAGCTTCCCGACGCCATCCAGATAAGTCAAAGCCTGAGCTACGCCTTTGAGCCTCTCGGTCAGTGCCATTGACATCGTAGACGGTTCAGTGGCGTCGGAGACTTCTCCTGCAGTCAGATCGATGATTGTGAGGTACTTTTGCACCAATGCTGGCGACAACAGGCTGAAGCTCTGAGGTTCGAGTGAAGACGTAGTGAGGAAGGACGATGCACCGATAATCTCATGTTCTGCCTGCTGGCGTATCTAAGTAGGATCAGTACGGTTCAGCCTTAGCATAGCTATCGAGCCCACCTTGACTGTGAGAGCGCTGTCTAGGGTGGCTAGAAGCTCCAGCGCGGATGGTTGGTCCTTCTCCAGAGCCGACTTGATAGCGCTCAAGAGTGCGGCAGAGAGTCCATCGGCCAAACACTCCGTCGAGACTGAATCAAATTCGAAGATCTGCTGGACCATAGATCTGCAGAATGGCATGGACAGCTCACTGGCTATGTCAAAGATTTCAAGAACCTGCTGTTCTGGGCTTTTCGCAGATAGGTCTTAGGGTCGTGTCAGCTGAGACATGGAGATGCGTAGTGGAGGGTTGCTTACCAAGGTTGCCATGAGGGTCAAGGAGGAGACCGAAGGGGACTTTCAGGTACTGTATTTTTAGGTCTCCGTTCGACCCACCTGTACTGAGCTTAGAGAGATGGGTTGTGTCGGCAAGAGTGTAGTGTTTTAGTATGTCAAGGACTGAGCTACTGGACAGGAGGCTGGACAATTGTTGCCCAACTTTTTGCACAGGTAAGGCTGTGCCCAGTCCGACGAGTTCGCTGATAAACTGAAGCACGCGTGCATCTGCTTCGTAGCACAACTTTCGTTGCTCCAGTCGAAATCGATATCCATCTGATGATGACCAATTGCGTGCCAGAACGTCGGAgggtagtaggctgtagagacCTTCCGAAGCCACTCGGAAAGCAATTTCAGGCTGTCCGGTTGCTGTCTTGGCAACGTAGGCTCGCAGGCTCTCCAAAAAACCAGACAAAGGCATACAACCAGAGCCCACTAGAGTGGGCAGTGCGAGAAACAAGACCTCGACTTGGTGATTCACCAAGCATAGGTTCGTCCACTCATTCAGCACTACGTCAAACGTCGAGTCATCGAAGCTGCGCAGACGGTAGAACCAGTTGGAATAGTGATCGGACTGCAGAACACCCTTACTGACACAGTCCTGTAAACTGCCAGTGATCTTTCGTAGCATTCGAGCCATGACTTGTTGGTCCATACTATTGCCACTCGAAAGAATGCGTTCGATCTCGTCCTCAACGTTGGATGAGATATTGTACATGACCTCGCCCATGTTGTCGGATGCGGGGGAGCATGCAGCCATCGAGTTTTTCTGGTCTAGTCGGCTCAAATCGTAGTTCAAAAGCTGCAGTAATTGGCCGTCTAATTGCAACGTCCGAGTAAGATTGGTGAGGCTGAGGAGCAGTTCTCGTTCGGGAAATCGGATAGTCCTGATCGACGCGTACCTTGTCACCACCTTTCCAAAGAGAGAGTCGAAGGCGCCAATGGCACGGAAGGCTTTCAGGTGGTAGTGCATCGTATCCGTGGCAGAAGCAAGTACGGTTGGGTCCAGTGAAGAGGTTACAATGTTGACAACATCTGCGAGCAAGGAAATATGGTCAAACTGCTCCAGATAAGATCGCACTATATCGAAGTCATGCGGCGTGATCAAGGAGACGGTCGCAGTCTCCTCAACAGCAGGATCCTTGGTAGGCACGCTGAACCGTTTAGTACATAGCATAAGATGCAACAGGGTGTGATGCTTACTGTTCGTTTAGTTCGGCATACCAAGCAACTTGTTGACGGAGCCAAATTCCAAGTTCAATCCTAACCGTGGACCCGAGCTTGCCGATTTCAAGTTTAGGATGGTCCAATGTCGAATAGCCCATGCCGCATAGTACAGGCATTTGCTGTGAGATGGACAGTTTGGCATGCTCTAAACACTGGTCCTCCCAATCCGCAGAGTACGCGGTCCCGCGAAGAAGCGTGGCACGCAAAGTCCGTATTTGGTCTGGTAACCCGCTAATAGGTATTTCCGTGATCAGGCGTACAGGCCACGCAGCAGGCTATGTTGTGGTAAGCATAAGAGTGTTCAAGGAGAAAGAATGGCTTACCACAGACAGGTCCAAGTTTTGCGCGATCGACCCCGTGGCGATGAGCCATTGCATATAGCGACCAGCTGCAAAGGTCTTGGAACGGACCAGCTCAGAAATAACCTTGAAGACAATACGCTCGTCCCCAGTCTTGGCCCAACTCATACCTTCAAGGTATGTCGTCACACACTCGTATATGTCTGCACCCAGATGGCCCCACCTGCGGAGCAAGCGAGTGGCTAGGCAGACCCTGTGTGAGCCTTGGCGATAATGGGAACATGCCCACTCTAACAATGCGGAGACTAGGTGCACAGGATTGGAAATGACCTCCATACAGTCTGTAGAGACCTCGTCGATACGAACGATTCTGTTGTAGTCGACGTTGTCCAGTATGCGATAAACTCGACCAGCAGATGTCATGGAAGCCGCTGGAGCCGTCTTGGACGACTGCTGTAGTCTGCGATTCCGATCGTCTAGCTTCTGCACTCTGTGTAGGAGTTGTGGGTGATTGATTTTGTCTGCAAGGGCCTGGAGGGTTGCACTGTGTTGGTGCCATGTAGTCGGAAGTAGCAGACACGCCGGGCGTTTGTCCAGAAGGTCGATCAGGGTATTCTCGAGAAGCTGAGATAACAGAGAAGCTTCGTGCTGAGAGAGCTGTCGTATGTTAGCACGAGAGAGAGAGGCAGACTACGGGGTAGAGGAGCTCACCTTGGTCACGTGGTTGAGCAGCGCTTCTGCCAAACGCTTGCCACGCATGCGGCACGACAGAATGTCATTCCAGTAATGAGGAACGGACAAGAGGGTAAGCCAGACGAACAGGCGCTCGGGCGAGCAGGCCTCCAGATTGTGAAGCATCCAGTCAAGGAAGTGGTCGACGTCCAGCAGGCACTCTTTGTACAAGTGGGTTGCCAGCTTGACTCTGCACGTGGTTAGCTTGTCCAGCACGGGCCGTGAAGGGCAACGTACGAGTAAGTGATGCGAGGCTTCCACTCTCCGGTGCCCATGCTCGAGACGATGCCATCTAAGAAGTGCTCGACGGAGCTCGTCCAACCTCGGACCCAAGTCACGGTGCCGGCTTGGCCCTTGCGCTTGTGGGAGCGCAGCTCGTTGATGCCCACGCACTTGGCCAGCCACAGCGCCCTCGTCAGAGGTATGTTCTTGTTGAGACACTGCTCGAGCAGGACTTTGCCGGTGAGGCCGTGAGGGATGGTGCGACTCAGGCGGCGAACGCCAACAGCTGGGTTGGCCAGATCGTGCAGCCACTGCTCGCGCGTCGAGTCTCTGAGGGTGAGGCGTGGCGGGGGCTTGAAGGTATTCGGCTCCTGGAGACGACCGGTCTGCTGGCGCTTCTCCAGCACGGCCACGAACAGGGTGGAGAGTGTGGAGAGGCCGGACTTGTTCTTCAGATTGGACCACAGCGAGGGGCGGGCCGTGTTGGTCTCATTCATGATCTGCGGCTTGTTGCTGATGCCTGCCTTGACCAAGGCCTCGGTCAACGTGTCCTCGGGGTTGTGGCCGGTCCATGGAAAGACGTCGGCCGCCTCGCCGCCGGGGAAGTGGACAGGCGGCGTGATCAGCTCGGGCGGGTGGATGCTGGGATGCTCCTTCACGCCTGTCCCGCCGGGCACGATGCGGCGGTGGGTCAAGGCATCTCGCAGGTGGACGGAGCCGGGGCGGGGCGGCAGGGGCAGCGTGGCGGTCGGCTGGTAGGGGAACGAAGGGTGGATGGGCAGGTCGCAGGCGTAGGCGTGGGCGCAGGCGTGGGCGTGgacgtgggcgtgggcgtggacgtgggcgtgggcgtgggcgtgggcgtgggcgtgggcgtagGCGTCGTGGGGAGCAGTGCCGTAGAACAGCTGGGGGCGCCCCTGGGGCAGTGGTCGTGCGGTGTCGGCGGCGGCCTGGAGTGCGGGTGGTCGCACGTGTTCGAGGGCGGGATCGATGGGCTGGGGAAGCGTCGTGGCCGTGTTCGTGGCCGTGTTCGTGGCCGGGTTCGTGTTCAGCGGCTTCGAGGGCTGCCGCCGCACCTGCgcctgcgactgcgactgcgactgcggCTGCGACTGCAACTGTGGCTGCGACCGAGAGGGCACCCCACTGCCACGGGACTGCTCGTGTATTCCCGGGCCAGGACGGGAGGTCATCGCACCGGGAGCGCGTTCATCGTTGTGTTGTGCGCGGCCGGGCAGGAGATGGGACGGCGTCGGGCAGCGGAAGGGGAGCGCGGAGGGTGCagcgggcggcgggcggcatGAGACGAGGCAGGAGCGCGGCGAGCAGTCGGTGGTGGAGACGACAGCGCCGAGCGGGATCTGCAGCCTCACGGGGTCGCGGCGAGGTCGAGGATCGAGGGTCGAGGGACGAGGGTCGAGTCGAGGGTCGAGTCGAGGGTCTCGCAGCAGCCGGGGTGGGTGGTCACTTGTCACGCACGTACACGGTCGACAGACGTGTTGAGAGCTCCCGACGGCTgcatgggcatgggcatgggcatgggcaGGCCCGGCAGGGCATGGGGTGAcgcccgcccaccgcccaccgcccaccgcccaccagCTCCGTGGCCGGCCCTCGACTCCACCGCGCCTTACGCCATCACACACCACCATCTCCCTCTCCGTCTCCGCCACGGCCATACACCGCTCACACCGCCCACACTGCTCCACCATGGCCTCACTCCAGGGGAAAAAGGACATGCGACGTGCCGACCTCAGTATGTGCCCGCGCCGACCCCAATTGCAACGCGGCTGCACTGGCTGCACTTGCGCATCGCCATCTCCCCTATGCGCAGCCATGCACCCGCTGCAGACCACGTCACGTGCCCTCGCTGACCTCCGCCAGTCGTGCCCTACGCCGAGCCGGCCAAGGACAAGTCGGATGGCGACATGTCGAGTAGGTCCACGTCTGTCTGTGTGTAGGCACCCACAGAACAGCCGGCTGATGCACTCGTCCAGGCACAATGGCAAGCACGCTGCCCATGGCCGCTGTACGTACCACCCTTTCCCACCCCTCTGCACCCTTTACCACCCCTCTGCACCCTTTACCACCCTTTACCCACCTTTACCCACCTTCTGCCTCTACGTTGCACGGCTGACAGGAATGCCAGATCTTCACCCGCAACAAGTACGGCGCCCCGGCCCAATTTGGCTGACACCACTGACATGGCTCCCTTCAAACAGGATGATCGGCTGGTACCTTGTTCTGCCTGCTGTTGTACTACCCGTCACTGATTCGCTGCAGGGTCTCCGTCGTCTTCTCTGTGCAGTCGTGGCTCGCCGAGACCCCAGAGCAAAAGAAGACATCCACCACCCCGGCCTACTTCTCCGTCGGCATGGCCGGTAAGCTGTCCCCTTGTTCAGTCAACAGCAACCTTGCTAATTTGCCCCAGTCATGTCTCTGCTCGTTGTAAGTGTTCGATTCTGTCGTTGAGCTGAGCATGAGCGACTGACTCGCTACCTCACAGGGCTACTCTTCGCTCAttctgccgccgccgcccggCAGCATTGGTACAGGTACAGGAACACAGGCAGCACCAGCCGCAACGCCTCCGTCATAGTACCATGCATGCAAGCGTGCATCAACTGTTGCCGTGGTTGAGCACCAAGGGTGTATTGTGTAACTAGAGAGGGAGGAAGGAGGGAACAGGCAAAACTTGTAATGCGAGTGCAAAAATAGGACATGTACACTCGGCGCCATGAGAAGCTGGATAGAATCATCATGTTCTTGGAGAAAGTTAGCTCCAGGCTCAAGCATCCTGCCATCTGACGTTTCACTCGTGCCTTACGAATCAGGACGCAGGACGCAATGGCAGCCACTACTACGTAAAGTGGTCGGTGCGGCGGGGAATCGCAAGCCCCACCAGGACTTCGGTCAGGAACAAAACACGCTCACCTTCCACCCACACGATCACGCAGTCCACCAGACGCACGCTCTCCTCTTCTCCGCTGTACCGGCATAGCACACCTCCGCACACGCAACAACAAACCCACCCCCAGCGCACACGCAACAGTTGTTTGTATGTCCATCGAGAATCTTAAGACCTTCGACCCGTTCGCGGAAGCCGATGAAGGCACCGGCGAGAAGTCCTCAGCGCAGTCCCAGGACTACATCCACATCCGTATCCAGCGTACGTGTCTGCACACCCCTAGCCTCGTGTCTTGTCCTGAGCAGCTGCACCCGCGTCTTCGCTTGCGCCTGCCTCAGCCCCCCTAAAATTCTTCGACGTTCTCTACGTGGCCCTGCTCCGTCGCTACCGTAGCACTGCAAAGCGCACGCTAACACCACGCAGAGCGCAATGGCCGCAAGACGTTGACGACCGTGCAAGGTCTGCCTAAGAAGTTCGACCAGAAGAAGATTCTCAAGGTCATCAAGAAGAAGTTCGCCTGCAATGGCACCATAGTCGCAGACTCGGAGATGGGTGAAGTCATCCAACTCCAGGGAGATCAGCGCAAGGACATCCAGGACTTCTTGACCGACAAGAAGGAGGGCCTTGGTCTCGACGTGAAGACCATCAAGGTGAGTCACGCACCGAAGATCTGCAGCCACATGGCATCGCACTGACACCACACAGGTCCACGGTTTCTAAACGCCACACACTGCGAGCCTGCTCCTCCAGGCACCTGCGCTGCCCTGGGCTTTGCAGGACGCATGCTCTTCCCTTTGAGCGTCTATGGCGCTGGCTCGGCTGAGGCTGGCACGGAAGGAACGGCACGATACTGCCGG
This region includes:
- a CDS encoding RNA polymerase II mediator complex subunit encodes the protein MTSRPGPGIHEQSRGSGVPSRSQPQLQSQPQSQSQSQAQVRRQPSKPLNTNPATNTATNTATTLPQPIDPALEHVRPPALQAAADTARPLPQGRPQLFYGTAPHDAYAHAHAHAHAHAHVHAHAHVHAHACAHAYACDLPIHPSFPYQPTATLPLPPRPGSVHLRDALTHRRIVPGGTGVKEHPSIHPPELITPPVHFPGGEAADVFPWTGHNPEDTLTEALVKAGISNKPQIMNETNTARPSLWSNLKNKSGLSTLSTLFVAVLEKRQQTGRLQEPNTFKPPPRLTLRDSTREQWLHDLANPAVGVRRLSRTIPHGLTGKVLLEQCLNKNIPLTRALWLAKCVGINELRSHKRKGQAGTVTWVRGWTSSVEHFLDGIVSSMGTGEWKPRITYSVKLATHLYKECLLDVDHFLDWMLHNLEACSPERLFVWLTLLSVPHYWNDILSCRMRGKRLAEALLNHVTKLSQHEASLLSQLLENTLIDLLDKRPACLLLPTTWHQHSATLQALADKINHPQLLHRVQKLDDRNRRLQQSSKTAPAASMTSAGRVYRILDNVDYNRIVRIDEVSTDCMEVISNPVHLVSALLEWACSHYRQGSHRVCLATRLLRRWGHLGADIYECVTTYLEGMSWAKTGDERIVFKVISELVRSKTFAAGRYMQWLIATGSIAQNLDLSVPAAWPVRLITEIPISGLPDQIRTLRATLLRGTAYSADWEDQCLEHAKLSISQQMPVLCGMGYSTLDHPKLEIGKLGSTVRIELGIWLRQQVAWYAELNEHVPTKDPAVEETATVSLITPHDFDIVRSYLEQFDHISLLADVVNIVTSSLDPTVLASATDTMHYHLKAFRAIGAFDSLFGKVVTRYASIRTIRFPERELLLSLTNLTRTLQLDGQLLQLLNYDLSRLDQKNSMAACSPASDNMGEVMYNISSNVEDEIERILSSGNSMDQQVMARMLRKITGSLQDCVSKGVLQSDHYSNWFYRLRSFDDSTFDVVLNEWTNLCLVNHQVEVLFLALPTLVGSGCMPLSGFLESLRAYVAKTATGQPEIAFRVASEGLYSLLPSDVLARNWSSSDGYRFRLEQRKLCYEADARVLQFISELVGLGTALPVQKVGQQLSSLLSSSSVLDILKHYTLADTTHLSKLSTGGSNGDLKIQYLKVPFGLLLDPHGNLDLSAKSPEQQVLEIFDIASELSMPFCRSMVQQIFEFDSVSTECLADGLSAALLSAIKSALEKDQPSALELLATLDSALTVKIRQQAEHEIIGASSFLTTSSLEPQSFSLLSPALVQKYLTIIDLTAGEVSDATEPSTMSMALTERLKGVAQALTYLDGVGKLHTHTDHLTVSDLYTWTNALFRVLISHKTSALGNATHQHQTALMAALRSLIVHPLLELYPHIAEHIFDVTVVLSDLLSDDVRIQLARAESTAPADDPRFSFIVGSARPIDGWLVLTKPVNPPQSAQNFAPSQSQTPATIQSQYQSPQMPNSGAPSPQQRYFNPQQQRQQQMQAQQLRSYPQYPQHTHPQNKMLPAQLQRNPSNPTPLQQMQHMQHMQSLAQQRATQPSPVQSQRPTPMASGPGATNGRLPAAQAKEVRQFPYVQPRWEILAESSGNPNANETAINLSLFGARRA
- a CDS encoding Eukaryotic translation initiation factor eIF-1 → MSIENLKTFDPFAEADEGTGEKSSAQSQDYIHIRIQQRNGRKTLTTVQGLPKKFDQKKILKVIKKKFACNGTIVADSEMGEVIQLQGDQRKDIQDFLTDKKEGLGLDVKTIKVHGF